Proteins from one Pseudomonas bijieensis genomic window:
- a CDS encoding fumarate hydratase has protein sequence MTVIKQDDLIQSVADALQFISYYHPVDFIQAMHEAYLREESPAARDSMAQILINSRMCATGHRPICQDTGIVTVFVRVGMDVRWDGATMSLDDMINEGVRRAYNLPENVLRASILADPAGARKNTKDNTPAVIHYSIVPGNTVEVDVAAKGGGSENKSKMAMLNPSDSIVDWVLKTVPTMGAGWCPPGMLGIGIGGTAEKAAVMAKEVLMESIDIHELKARGPQNRIEEMRLELFEKVNQLGIGAQGLGGLTTVLDVKIMDYPTHAASLPVCMIPNCAATRHAHFVLDGSGPASLEAPPLDAYPEIVWEAGPSARRVNLDTLTPEEVQSWKPGETVLLNGKMLTGRDAAHKRMVEMLNKGETLPVDLKGRFIYYVGPVDPVGDEVVGPAGPTTATRMDKFTRQILEQTGLLGMIGKSERGPTAIEAIKDNKAVYLMAVGGAAYLVAQAIKKSKVLAFAELGMEAIYEFEVKDMPVTVAVDSQGESVHITGPAIWQKKISENLAVEVQ, from the coding sequence ATGACCGTGATCAAGCAAGACGACCTGATACAGAGCGTTGCCGACGCCCTGCAGTTCATTTCCTACTACCACCCCGTGGATTTCATCCAGGCGATGCACGAAGCCTACCTGCGCGAAGAATCGCCGGCGGCCCGTGACTCCATGGCGCAGATCCTGATCAACTCGCGCATGTGCGCCACTGGCCATCGGCCGATCTGCCAGGACACCGGCATCGTGACCGTGTTCGTGCGCGTGGGCATGGACGTGCGTTGGGATGGCGCGACCATGAGCCTGGACGACATGATCAACGAGGGCGTGCGTCGCGCCTACAACCTGCCGGAAAACGTCCTGCGTGCCTCCATCCTCGCCGACCCGGCAGGCGCACGCAAAAACACCAAGGACAACACCCCGGCGGTCATCCACTACTCCATCGTCCCGGGCAACACCGTGGAAGTGGACGTGGCGGCCAAGGGCGGCGGCTCCGAGAACAAGTCGAAGATGGCCATGCTCAACCCGTCCGATTCCATCGTTGACTGGGTGCTGAAGACCGTTCCGACCATGGGCGCCGGCTGGTGCCCACCGGGCATGCTCGGCATCGGCATCGGCGGCACCGCCGAGAAAGCCGCGGTCATGGCCAAGGAAGTGTTGATGGAGTCCATCGACATCCACGAGCTCAAGGCCCGCGGCCCACAGAACCGTATCGAAGAGATGCGCCTGGAGCTGTTCGAGAAGGTCAACCAACTGGGCATCGGCGCCCAGGGCCTGGGTGGCCTGACCACCGTGCTCGACGTGAAGATCATGGACTACCCGACCCACGCCGCCTCCCTGCCGGTGTGCATGATCCCCAACTGCGCCGCCACTCGTCACGCCCACTTCGTGCTCGACGGTTCCGGCCCGGCATCGCTGGAAGCACCGCCCTTGGACGCCTACCCGGAAATCGTCTGGGAGGCCGGCCCGTCGGCCCGTCGCGTCAACCTCGACACCCTGACCCCGGAAGAAGTACAGAGCTGGAAACCGGGCGAAACCGTACTGCTCAACGGCAAGATGCTCACCGGTCGCGACGCCGCACACAAGCGCATGGTCGAGATGCTGAACAAGGGTGAAACCTTGCCGGTGGACCTCAAGGGCCGCTTCATCTATTACGTCGGCCCAGTCGATCCGGTGGGTGACGAAGTCGTCGGCCCGGCCGGCCCGACCACGGCTACGCGGATGGACAAGTTCACCCGCCAGATCCTCGAGCAGACCGGCCTGCTGGGCATGATCGGCAAATCCGAGCGCGGCCCGACCGCTATCGAAGCGATCAAGGACAACAAGGCTGTCTACCTGATGGCTGTCGGCGGTGCCGCTTACCTGGTGGCCCAGGCGATCAAGAAATCCAAGGTCCTGGCGTTCGCCGAACTGGGCATGGAAGCGATCTACGAGTTCGAGGTCAAGGACATGCCGGTGACGGTCGCGGTCGATAGCCAAGGCGAGTCGGTGCACATCACCGGTCCCGCCATCTGGCAGAAGAAGATCAGTGAAAACCTGGCGGTCGAAGTGCAGTAA
- a CDS encoding iron-sulfur-binding ferredoxin reductase, which produces MPELTVAGRQWTVAAGSNLLDALNGAGVSVPYSCRAGSCHACLVQCVAGDVRDSRPDALSPAQRDQGWRLACQCQVVEDVRIHTFDPQRDGQAAHVAAVDWLGGEVLRLRVTPERPLRYRAGQHLVLWAGDVARPYSLASLPEEDRFLEFHLDCREPGQFIDAARQMKAGDPIRLGELRGGALHYDPDWHDRPLWLLAAGTGLAPLFGLLREALRQHHQGAIRLIHVAHDAAGHYLAKPLAALAAKHQNLSVELLTAAEAPPALAQLRLVSRQTQALLCGHPDRVEAFAKRLYLAGLPRNQLLADVFLPRG; this is translated from the coding sequence ATGCCTGAACTGACAGTCGCCGGTCGGCAATGGACGGTGGCGGCGGGCAGTAACCTGCTGGATGCGTTGAACGGAGCCGGCGTGTCGGTGCCTTACAGTTGTCGTGCCGGTAGCTGCCATGCGTGCCTGGTGCAGTGTGTGGCCGGCGATGTACGCGACAGCCGGCCCGACGCCTTGAGCCCGGCACAGCGGGACCAGGGCTGGCGGCTGGCTTGCCAATGCCAGGTGGTCGAGGATGTGCGGATCCACACCTTCGACCCGCAACGCGATGGCCAGGCCGCCCACGTGGCGGCGGTGGATTGGCTGGGTGGCGAGGTGCTGCGCTTGCGCGTCACCCCTGAGCGGCCGTTGCGGTATCGGGCCGGGCAGCATCTGGTGCTGTGGGCCGGCGACGTAGCCCGGCCGTATTCCCTGGCGAGCCTGCCCGAGGAGGACCGCTTCCTGGAATTCCATCTCGATTGCCGCGAGCCGGGGCAATTCATTGATGCGGCCAGGCAGATGAAGGCCGGCGACCCGATCCGCCTTGGCGAGCTGCGTGGCGGTGCCCTGCATTACGACCCCGACTGGCACGACAGGCCGCTGTGGCTGCTCGCTGCCGGCACCGGCCTGGCTCCGCTGTTCGGTCTTCTGCGCGAAGCCTTGCGTCAGCATCACCAAGGCGCGATTCGCCTTATTCACGTGGCCCATGATGCCGCCGGGCATTACCTGGCCAAACCCCTGGCGGCGCTGGCGGCCAAGCATCAGAACCTCAGTGTCGAGCTGCTGACCGCGGCCGAGGCGCCGCCTGCCTTGGCGCAACTGCGGCTTGTTTCCCGGCAAACCCAAGCCTTACTCTGCGGCCATCCCGACCGGGTCGAGGCCTTCGCCAAACGCTTGTACCTGGCTGGCTTGCCGCGCAATCAACTGCTGGCCGACGTCTTCCTGCCCCGTGGTTGA
- a CDS encoding enoyl-CoA hydratase, which produces MTETLLLDRERGLLTVRLNRPGKKNALTRAMYSQLAQALATADTDPQIRAVLLTGSSDCFTAGNDIIDFLEQPPNDLDNPVFQFMLSLLDCRKPVIAAVAGPAVGIGTTLLLHCDLVYVSRDARLRMPFVNLGLCPEFGSSLILPRLLGQARAAQLLLLGEGFSGEQAVAWGIATEALDSGEAALAKAREVALRFESLPPDAVRISKQLMKASDREQLRKVIEEEGKLFTQRLRSPEAVAALSGFINRH; this is translated from the coding sequence ATGACTGAAACCCTGCTGCTGGACCGTGAACGCGGTCTGCTGACCGTGCGCTTGAACCGCCCGGGCAAGAAAAACGCCCTGACCCGGGCCATGTACAGTCAATTGGCCCAAGCCCTGGCGACGGCCGATACCGACCCGCAGATTCGCGCGGTACTGCTCACCGGCTCCAGCGACTGCTTCACCGCTGGCAACGACATCATCGACTTCCTCGAACAGCCGCCGAACGACCTCGATAACCCGGTGTTCCAGTTCATGCTCAGCCTGCTCGATTGCCGCAAACCGGTGATCGCCGCCGTGGCCGGGCCGGCGGTGGGTATCGGCACTACATTGCTGCTGCATTGCGACCTGGTCTACGTCAGCCGGGACGCGCGGTTGCGTATGCCGTTCGTCAATCTGGGGTTGTGCCCGGAATTCGGCTCCAGCCTGATCCTGCCGCGGCTGCTGGGCCAGGCCAGGGCTGCGCAACTGTTGCTGTTGGGCGAGGGGTTCAGTGGTGAACAGGCGGTCGCGTGGGGCATTGCCACCGAGGCGTTGGACAGTGGCGAGGCGGCATTGGCCAAGGCCCGGGAGGTGGCGTTGCGCTTCGAATCGCTGCCGCCTGACGCGGTGCGCATCAGCAAGCAACTGATGAAAGCGTCGGATCGGGAACAGCTGCGCAAGGTGATTGAAGAAGAGGGCAAGCTGTTCACCCAACGCTTGCGCTCGCCCGAGGCGGTGGCGGCGTTGTCGGGGTTTATCAACAGGCATTGA